The window ACCACGGCGGACCGCCCGCGCGATCTGCTTCGCGGTCGCGCCGACCCAGGACGGCATGAGCTCCTGCACTCCCCACCCCTCCCGAAAGGTCAGCCGAGCGCCTGCTCCAAATCGGCGAGCAGGTCGTCAGCCGTTTCGATGCCGACAGACAGTCGCACGAGATCGGCGGGAACTTCAAGCGGCGAGCCGGCAGCACTCGCATGTGTCATCCGGCCGGGGTGTTCGATCAGCGATTCCACCCCGCCGAGGGACTCGGCGAGCACAAAGAGCTTGGTCCGGTTGCAGATGTCGACCGCCTGCGCCTCGCCGCCGGCCGCCCGGAACGAGATCATGCCGCCGAACCGGCGCATCTGCTTGGCCGCCGTCTCGTGCCCGGGGTGGTCGGGCAGGCCCGGGTAGCGAACCTCGGCCACGGCCCGGTGCGCGGAGAGGTAGTCGACGATCCGCTCGGCGTTGTCGCAGTGCCGGTCCATCCGTACGCCGAGGGTCTTGATCCCGCGCAGGGTGAGCCAGGCGTCGAACGGGCCGGGTACGCCGCCCATCGCGTTCTGGTGGTACGTCAGCTCCTCGCCCAGGCCGCGGTCGGCCGTGATCAGCGCCCCACCGATCACGTCGGAGTGGCCGCCGAGGTACTTGGTGGTGGAGTGGACCACCACGTCGGCGCCGAGCGCCAGCGGCTGTTGCAGGTAGGGCGAGGCGAACGTGTTGTCGACCGCGAGCAGTGCCTGGGCCTCGTGGGCGATCGAGGCGAGAGCCGGCAGGTCGGCGATGTTGAGCAGCGGGTTGGTCGGCGTCTCCACCCAGATGACCTTGGTCTGGCCGGGGCGGATCGCGGCCCGTACGGCTTCCGGGTCGGAGAGCTTCGCGGCGGTCCAGCTCAGCCCCCACCGGTGCAGGACCTTGGCGAAGAGCCGGTACGTGCCGCCGTACGCGTCGTCCGGGATCACCACGTGGTCGCCGGGGCGGCAGACCGTACGCAGGAGGGTGTCCTCGGCGGCGAGGCCGCTGGCGAAGGCGAGCCCGACCTGGCCGCCCTCGATCGCGGCGAGGCACTCCTGCAGTGCCGTACGGGTCGGGTTGGCCGACCGGCTGTACTCGTAACCGAGCCGCGGCGCCCCGACCTCGTCCTGGGCGTAGGTGCTGGTTGCATATATGGGTGGCACTACCGCGCCGGTGCGTGGATCAGGTTCCTGACCGGCGTGGATGGCGAGCGTCTCGAAGCCGTAATTCATTGGGGTGACGTTAGTCTGCCGGGGTGAAGCCTTGCGTCTTCTGTGGCATTGTCGCGGGTTCCGTGCCGGCCTTCACCGTCGCCGACGAGCCGGCCGGGATGGCGTTTCTGGACACCAGACCGGTTTTCCGGGGTCATGTACTGGTCGTACCCCGAGAGCATTATGAGGTTTTGCCCGATTTGCCTGTTTCTTCGCTTTCTGGATACTTCGGTCTGGTACAGCGGATCACCATCGCCGTCGAGACCGGACTCGGCTCGGGCGGCACCTTCGTCGCCATGAACAACCGGGTGTCCCAGTCCGTCCCGCACCTGCACACCCACGTGGTCCCCCGGACCAAGGGCGACGGCCTGCGCGGTTTCTTCTGGCCCCGGACCACGTACGACGACGCCGACGCGGCAACCGGCTACGCGGCCCGGATCGCCGCCGCACTCCCGCCCGCCTGACCGCGCCCTCCTCGCCCGCCACCGACCGCCTGAGCCGCCCGTCGGCGGGTACCCCCGGGTGCCGGACGAGCCGGGTAAGGATCTTGACCGGCGCGTGGTTACACAGGGCAGAGGTATGAGAGGAGACCTACCGTGTTCCTACGGCGAATGAAGGCCAGCCTGCCCAGCCCCGACCAGGTGCTGCCCGGACGCGACTTCCCGATCTCGGCGCCCGACCGGCACGTCGTCCTCGGGACGCCGTTGCAGGGTCCCTGGCCCGAGGGCAGCCGGACGGCCGTCTTCGGCATGGGCTGTTTCTGGGGCGCCGAGCGACTGTTCTGGACGCTGCCGGGGGTGATCTCCACCTCCGTCGGTTACGCCGGCGGCCAGACCCCGAACCCCACGTACGAGGAGGTCTGCTCGGGCTTCACCGGGCACACCGAGGCCGTACAGGTGGTCTACGACCCCACCGAGATCAGCTACGAGGACCTGCTCAAGGTCTTCTGGGAGAACCACGACCCGACCCAGGGCATGCGCCAGGGCAACGACGTGGGCACCCAGTACCGCTCGGCGATCTACACCACGACCCCCGAGCAGTCGCGCGTGGCGCAGGCGTCCCGCGAGGCGTTCGCCCCGGTGGTGGCCGAGGCGGGCCTGCCCGAGATCACCACCGAGATCGGGGAGCTGGGCGACTACTACTACGCCGAGGACTACCACCAGCAGTACCTGGCGCCGACCAAGAACCCGAACGGGTACTGCAACCACGGCCCGAACGGGATGAGCTGCCCGGTCGGCGTCGCCCGGGTGCCGTCCGACCTTCACTAGTCCGCACCAGCGCTCCCCTGCCAACCATCGACGCGGGAATTTCCGGCCTGACGTGTCGCATCCGCCCGGCGCCGTTCGTAGCGAAGATGGAGGCGGACAAAGGTCCGCCCGAGTCGAGGGAGCAGACATGGCCGAGTACCTCATCTACTTCAACCAGCAGTGGGTGGGTGACCACACCGAGGAGTGGTTTCGCGAGCGCGGCCCACTCGCTGCGGCGGTCGTGGACGAGATCAAGGCAGCCGGGGCGTACCTGTTCGCCGGGGGCTTGGAAGTGGACGGCCCCGTATCCAGTGCCGACGCCACGAGCGGCACGGTGATGTTCACCGACGGGCCGTACGTCGAGACCAAGGAGTGGCTGGGCGGGCTGACCGTGGTGGACGTGGCCGACGAGGAAACGGCCCGAATGTGGGCCGGCAAGCTCGCGCAAGCGTGCGGCTGGCCCCAGGAGGTCCGACGGTTCGGCCGCGCCCCGCAACCCGGTGACGGGTGAGCGGGGAGTCGGCAGTCCCGGCCGCGAAGGATGAGCTGCCCGGTCGGCGTCGCCCGTGCAAGCGTCTGATCAGTGATCTAAAACCATTGGCGGACCGGCCCGAAGGTGGTTAACGTGGCCGTACACGTGAGAGGAGGTGGTCCAAGCTTTGTGTAGCAACGGGACTCGTGAGGTGGCTGTCCGCTAGCCGCTGTCCTTGACAGTGCAACATCGTCGAGACCGTGTGGCAGCGGTGCGGCGAATCCGAGACAGCCACCCGACCCCCGGGGTGCCGGCTTTGTCCAGCCGGCCCGCGCACCGCGCGGAAGCCCCGGGGGTCGTTCCATATCCGGTGCACCTTTTCGACCCCGGAGGCCCCAGATGACCCGTGAACTGGTCGTCCTGGGCACCGCCAGCCAGGTACCGACCCGGCAGCGCAACCACAACGGTTACCTGCTGCGCTGGGACGACGAGATGATCGTCTTCGACCCCGGCGAGGGCAGCCAGCGGCAGATGCTGCGGGCCAAGGTCTCGGCCACCGACCTGACCCGGATCTGCATCACCCACTTCCACGGCGACCACTGCCTCGGCCTGCCCGGGATGATCCAACGCCTCTCCCTGGACCGGGTGCCGCACCCGGTCCCGGTGCACTTCCCGGCCGGCGGCACCGAGTACTTCGACCGGCTGCGGCACGCCAGCGCCTTCCACGAAACCGCCGACGTCCGCCCGGAACCCGTCGAATCCGACGGCCAGACCATCCCGATCAGCGGCGCGACGATCACCGCCCGCCGACTCGATCACCCGGTCGAGGCGTACGGCTACCGGCTGGTCGAGCCGGACGGGCGCCGGATGCTGCCGGAACGGCTGGCCGCGTACGGCATCTCCGGGCCGGCCGTCGGCGAGCTGATCCGCGCCGGGGAGATCGAGTCCGGCGGGCGCCGCGTGCCCCTGGACGCGGTCAGCGAACCGCGCCGGGGGCAGCGGTTCGCCTTCGTCATGGACACCGGGCTCTGCGACGCCGTGTACGACCTCGCCGACGGGGCCGACCTGCTGGTGATCGAGTCGACCTTCCTCACCGAGGACGCCGCGCTGGCCGCCGAGGCGGGGCACCTGACCGCGGCGCAGGCCGCGCGGGTGGCCACCGAAACCGGCGTACGCCGACTCGTGCTGACCCACTTCTCCCAGCGCTACCCCGACCCGGCCCGGTTCGCCGCCGAGGCACGCGAACACTTCGCCGGCGACCTGGTGGTGGCCGAGGACCTCGGTCGGGTACGGGTGCCCCGGCTATCCTCGGCCGGGTGACCGTCACCCTGCGCCCGGCCACCGCCGACGACCTGATGGCCGTGGGCGGGCTGCACGCGCGTTCCCGGCAGGCCGCCTACCGGGACTTCGTACCCGCCGAGGCGCTCGCCTCGGACTCCGGCGACCTGCTCGGCCAGTGGTGGAGCGAACGCTGGAAGTGGGAGCGGGACACCCACCTGATGACCGTGGTCGACGCCGGTGACCGGCTGGTCGGCTTCAACTACGTCGGACCGCACGAACTCGACCCGACCGGGTACGGCGAACTCTGCGCCATCCACCTGGAGCCGGACCACCAGGGCCGGGGCCTGGGTCGGGCGTTGATGGTCGACGCGCTGGGCACCCTGCACGGGCGCGGCTGGCACCGGGCGGCCCTCTGGGTGCTGGCCGGCAACAAGCACGCCCAGGAGTTCTACCGGCGCGGCGGGTGGACCGCCGACGGGGTCGAACGGACCGAACACGTCGGCTCCGCCCTCGTGCCGCAACTGCGCTACGTCCGGGACCTGCCCTAACCGCCCGCGCGTCCCCCGCGTTGTTCGCTGTCAGCGGAGCCCGGTCGGGCATCGAAGCGCACCGCTGGACGTTGTCCGCGACATGGACGGCGAACAGATCCAGCCACCTCCCACCGAAGCCGACGCCCTGGACGCGTACTCCCGGGTGGTCACCGGGGTCGCCTCCCGGG of the Micromonospora sp. NBC_01796 genome contains:
- a CDS encoding cystathionine gamma-synthase; amino-acid sequence: MNYGFETLAIHAGQEPDPRTGAVVPPIYATSTYAQDEVGAPRLGYEYSRSANPTRTALQECLAAIEGGQVGLAFASGLAAEDTLLRTVCRPGDHVVIPDDAYGGTYRLFAKVLHRWGLSWTAAKLSDPEAVRAAIRPGQTKVIWVETPTNPLLNIADLPALASIAHEAQALLAVDNTFASPYLQQPLALGADVVVHSTTKYLGGHSDVIGGALITADRGLGEELTYHQNAMGGVPGPFDAWLTLRGIKTLGVRMDRHCDNAERIVDYLSAHRAVAEVRYPGLPDHPGHETAAKQMRRFGGMISFRAAGGEAQAVDICNRTKLFVLAESLGGVESLIEHPGRMTHASAAGSPLEVPADLVRLSVGIETADDLLADLEQALG
- a CDS encoding HIT family protein; this translates as MKPCVFCGIVAGSVPAFTVADEPAGMAFLDTRPVFRGHVLVVPREHYEVLPDLPVSSLSGYFGLVQRITIAVETGLGSGGTFVAMNNRVSQSVPHLHTHVVPRTKGDGLRGFFWPRTTYDDADAATGYAARIAAALPPA
- the msrA gene encoding peptide-methionine (S)-S-oxide reductase MsrA; this translates as MFLRRMKASLPSPDQVLPGRDFPISAPDRHVVLGTPLQGPWPEGSRTAVFGMGCFWGAERLFWTLPGVISTSVGYAGGQTPNPTYEEVCSGFTGHTEAVQVVYDPTEISYEDLLKVFWENHDPTQGMRQGNDVGTQYRSAIYTTTPEQSRVAQASREAFAPVVAEAGLPEITTEIGELGDYYYAEDYHQQYLAPTKNPNGYCNHGPNGMSCPVGVARVPSDLH
- a CDS encoding YciI family protein; translated protein: MAEYLIYFNQQWVGDHTEEWFRERGPLAAAVVDEIKAAGAYLFAGGLEVDGPVSSADATSGTVMFTDGPYVETKEWLGGLTVVDVADEETARMWAGKLAQACGWPQEVRRFGRAPQPGDG
- a CDS encoding ribonuclease Z, with protein sequence MTRELVVLGTASQVPTRQRNHNGYLLRWDDEMIVFDPGEGSQRQMLRAKVSATDLTRICITHFHGDHCLGLPGMIQRLSLDRVPHPVPVHFPAGGTEYFDRLRHASAFHETADVRPEPVESDGQTIPISGATITARRLDHPVEAYGYRLVEPDGRRMLPERLAAYGISGPAVGELIRAGEIESGGRRVPLDAVSEPRRGQRFAFVMDTGLCDAVYDLADGADLLVIESTFLTEDAALAAEAGHLTAAQAARVATETGVRRLVLTHFSQRYPDPARFAAEAREHFAGDLVVAEDLGRVRVPRLSSAG
- a CDS encoding GNAT family N-acetyltransferase; translated protein: MTVTLRPATADDLMAVGGLHARSRQAAYRDFVPAEALASDSGDLLGQWWSERWKWERDTHLMTVVDAGDRLVGFNYVGPHELDPTGYGELCAIHLEPDHQGRGLGRALMVDALGTLHGRGWHRAALWVLAGNKHAQEFYRRGGWTADGVERTEHVGSALVPQLRYVRDLP